The genomic DNA AATCTCAACGCTGCTCTGACAGGTCAAGGAAAAACTGCATCCGTGGGCTGCAATGCCACTgcccacaacaacagcaacaaccacaacagcagcagcgacagcgacaacaaaaagcaaaagcaacgccCACAGCAGGAATCAGAACAAATTTCATCATATTCTGATGCGACTTTCTTTCTGTTTAGGTCTCGACGAGTCCATGGAAGGTTATTTATATGAATTTTCCAAACATGAAATCGGTGGGCGATCCCTGCTCAACATACGACCGTACGAGTTGGAGAATTTGGGAATGCAGCGTATAGGCCATCAGGAGATCGTGCTGGAGGCAGTAGAAAATTTACGAAATTTTGTGAGTACAAAAGAGATTTTGTAGGTTTTCCCTGGGGAAATTCCACCAACCCACACAACACATATGACATATGGCAATTTTGACCTTGATCTTGCAGCATTATCATTTGAAAAATGATAATCTTCAGTTTATGGCGTTGCATGTGGCGACGGCGGCGAGGAATTTGCACCGCGAGCTGGCCAAGAATCATGCGGACAGCAAGAAGATCGATACGCGCACCCTGCATGACATCACCAGGACAATTGCCACGCTGAAGCCGCTGGTGGGCAGCCTGGAGCGTTCACCCTTCCGGGGCCAGGATAATTACCGCGAGTATTGCGGCAATGTCCTGAAATGCGGCCTCGAGCTGGCCACATATGGGCATCGGGACCGCTTCGTCGAGAATCCAGTGGACAAAATCAGGAACACAGCGGAGCGGCTGGAGAGTCTGGCCAATTTCATGATTCAGGACATCTCCGATCCGATGGTGCTGCAGCCGTCCTCCCTCAACCTGGTCAACCTGAAGAAGCGCGAGTCGGAGCTGGGCTTCAACATAGAGTCCAGCTACAATGGCATCCATCGCGTGACGGACAACAAGTACCACTCGCCGGCCCACAACTCGGGCAAGATCGAGGACGGGGACGAGATTGTGCAGATCAACTATCAGACGGTGGTCGGCTGGCAGCACAAGACCGTGCTGAAGAACCTGCGCGACTCCCTGCCCGATGTGGTGCTGACCGTCAAGAAGCGACCGAAGCACACGAAAATGTTCGGCCAGATCTACATGCAGCCGTATCGGCTGCCGAGCAAGAAGCGCAACATGGCGTGTCGCTGGGCGGATCAGGTGCCCAGTCCGCGGGCCGCCTTTCTCACGCTGGACACGGAGAAGGTGGCCACAGCCGGCCACACGCTGGGCACAGAGGTGACGAAGTCTTTGGCCAGCGAAACGAGTGAGGTGGTCAAAGCCAGTCCGCCAGCCTCCTCCGACTCGGACTCCAGCTGCAGTGATATAGCCACGCCCACGGATCCCAAATCGGCGACGCGTGAGATGCGCCTGTACTATCCCAAGCCCAGGGCCCTGCTGCAGCGCCGGCACACCATCTGTGGCTATGAGTTTGTCAGCCTCAAGCACTCGGATCTGGTGGTGCCCTCGTGGCACGAGCGCAAGCCGGGCATTGGCTCATCGGTGGCCTGCTGTGATCCCGGTTCGCCCAGCATTCGCGATAAATCCATCTCCTTTGGCTACGGCCTGGAGATTGCACCGCGCCCGGCGACCTACATGGGCATTGCCGACAGCACCACGGACAAGGCACGGCGCATGTTCAACGAGGCGCGCAAGCTGAAGCAGCTGACGGGTGAGTTCCAGCGGGAGCATGTGGAGGATCGCTACAAGCCGGGCGTCAGCAAGGTGGTGCGCTTCGATGCCACCATGAAGGTGGAGGACTATGTGGTGCGGAACGAGAAGTTTACGTGCAATGTGGAGAACACCATACTGGAGACCTTCGAGCCCATACCCTTTGCCGACGAGGGCGACGAGGATGCCCTGGAGACGTTGCGCAACTGCAAGACGGACAAcaccgaggagctgctggatgcCATCAATATGGCCACTCTCGGACAGGATCTGCCCCTGGCCGAGGCCATCAATACGCCCCTGCTGCTAAATCGGGGTCGTGGCCGCCTGGACAAGAGTCACAGCACGCCGGCGTATGATAACTCGGGCGAGGAATCGGACACACCACCAGCCGTCGAGCCGCGCAAGGAGTTCCTGCTGGTAACGCCGCCAGCACCGCCACCGCGGCCGCGCAAGCAGAAGGAAATGAGTCCGCCGgtggtgccgccgccaccacccaAGCCGGCCAGCATGCTGGCAGCCTCTGCACTTGTGCTTCTCCCCGTACCTGATCCCATCTCTGTACctgtacccgtacccgtacctgtgcctgtgcctatTCAGACTCCCACGACACCCTCGGAGCCGGCGGAGATCAGTGAGCTGCACACGCCCAGCAAGTCGCGCACCCTGACCCTCAAGAAGAAGCACAGCCTGATGGCCAAGCGGCGGAACACAAACCTCAAGCTGCTGGGCACCGGCGACATACAGGGGCATCTGTATAGGCGCAAGAAGAACCATCGCGGCGTCACCTACTGGGCCAGGATATACTTTGTGATGTTGGACACCATTCTGTACGGATTCCGCAGCAAGCAGAGCACCACCGCCAGTCTGGTCATCTTTCTGCCGGGCTTCACCGTCTCCCTGGCCAAGGAAGTGCACTCCAAGCCGCACGCCTTCAAGGTTTACCACACGGCCAAGAGCTTCTACTTTGCAGCCGAGTCCCTGGATGCGCTCAATCAGTGGGTGGAGTTTCTGCGTCAGGCCTCGCAGAAGATACCGCCCAACGTGCGTGCGGATACCAAAGATCTGTACTCGGAGAACGACAGCTCGGGCGAGGAGTGTGACGCCCTGGTGGCCAAAAATCTGTGCACACCCTCGCCCCAGGGCTCCAAGGAGATGTCCATGCAAACgggaggaggcggcggtggagctggaggtggtggcggcggcggaggcggaggaacACCCACCTCCAGCACGGGGCACGGCATCAGGCACGATCGCAGCTATCTGGACTCGTTTCGCAAGTTCACGATGGGCCCCTTCAAGAGCAGCGCGGCAAAGCCCTCCTGCGACATCCCAGTGCCCACGGAGCAGTATCGCAGCTATCGCAAGGTGCCCGGCGGCAGTTTTGGCATTCAAATTGGTGCCAATACACCGGGCTACCATGATCCAGCCATGCCGCCCACTTTGGTCACGCAAAACGCTTTGGCCGCTGAGGCGCGTAAATTGTCGCGCAGCTCCAGCCGCAGTTCCGTGGTGAGCAACACAGAGTCCGCTGTCTCCGTTTCGGCATCCGCATCGGTGTCTACCTCGCTGGCGCTGGGTCCGCCCACATCGCCAGCGCCTACGGTCAGCTCCATGCAGCAACAGAGCTCGGAGGatagccagagtcagagtccgagtcagagccagagcccgaacAGCAAGTCGAGCCTGAAGAAGGTGCCCTTCAACTTTCTGCACGCCTCCAATCCCAATCTGGTGGAGTTCGATTTCCACACCTCGAAGACGCTGCTGCCGAAGATGAGCGTTGGCGGCACGCTGGACCATCACCACAACACCCAGGGCTTTGTCACGCTCAAAGATCTGATGCTGcgcaagcaggaggaggaggcccagGAGATGTACAACAATCGCGTGCATTTGGGCGTGGAGAAGCACAAGCATGCGCGCACCGAGTCCACGGCCAgtcagcagagcagcaccGTGGTGAAGCCGCCGGCCAATCTGCCCAAGATCCAGAGCGTCAGTCTGCCCAAGACGCCGGACTATGAGATTAGCTTCAAGCCGGACGACGAGAGCATCAAGCGGACACGCACCAAGGAGGGCCAGAAGCTGCGCGACTTTGGCTACGAGCTGATATGCGGCGATGagcccagctcctccagcaatcacgagcagctgcaccatcatcatctgcaATTtctgcagcatcatcagcagcagcagcaacagcagcagctccagcagcagcagcagcagcaacagcagcagccccataGCAGTCGCACGAAGCACTTTCTGCgctcgcagcagctgcagatttCCAGCTTTCtgcacaagagcagcagcagcagcagcagccacgccgATCCGAAGAAGAGCAAGGGCAAGTCGAGCAGCGATCGGAGGTTTCCCTTCTCCTCCAAGCACTCgactggcagcggcagtggcagtggcagcgtggCGTGTGCTCCAGCCCTGCCCATGACCATGACCCTGCCGCTGAACAAAAAGTCCAAGTCGAATCATGCGCTGGATGGTGGAgccggcggcagtggcagtgggatggccagcagcagcattaagAAGAGCCAAACGTACAATCAGGATCTGAGGGAGAAGATTACGGGCACCAAGTACGATGCTCATCGCAAGAATTCCGCGCCCATACCCATCTTTGCCAAGCTGTCGATATCctcggccacgcccacaaagCCATCGAAGGAGAATCGCTTTCTGGgctcgccgctgctgcatcgCACGCTGTTCggtcatcatcagcagcagcagcaccatcagctgccgctgcagcctGTGACGCCGCCGTGCAGCAGCGCAGATCCTGACTGTGATCAGGAGATATTCTCGCAGATAACATTGCCCACACACAACCAGTCCGGTTATCGTAGCTATCGCGGTCCTGGAGTGCCAACTGCGTCCACCACCAATCTGTGCACGTCCGAGTCGCTgcagccgccactgccgccagcgccgccgccaccaaCGATggcgcacagcagcagcaaggacaaggaggaagaggaggagccagatgtggcagcagcggcggcagcaacaacgccCACACCAAAAGTATCAACAACCAATTCAGTGGACTCCAAAGCGGCCACACCGGACTACCCGAACATGGAGTGTCCGCCGGTGTTTGAGCCGGAAATCTATTCGCTCAGTGAGCCCAACACCAGTCTGTCGCGCCTGATGTTGcgcagcaatagcaacacgGCGACGAGCACCGCAACAAATACCAGCGCAAATAGTGCGTtgaacaataataataataataataacaccaacaacaacaccaacagcaacaccaacagcagtcCCAGTGGCAGCGAACATCCAACGACCTAGGTGTGTGATGCAAAACGATTGTGAATGCTCTAAAACAGGATCCCGGACTAGGCGGGATAcctatttacatatatatacattatatatatatatatatatatatataaactcTCGTATTGATATAGGTATACatttttcttacatttaaTTCGTCTTTGTCTTCCCTGTCCCAAGTGTAACCGTTTTCCTTTACAATTTGTACCGTTATCCTATCCTCCACCCCTATCCTTTAGTCGTTAAGCGTTTACTCTGCCTTATTTGCATTAATTCGGTTCTAggtaaaatgaaaacaacaacaacaaatgagagAAGTCTGTGGCACACGCGTAATAATTGTTTATGATTTTGGCCTTTGTAATAAGGATTAACAAAGTTAATCCGAGCTGTTTTGATTTTGCTCAACAGTTGAATGTCTAGAGAGGAGTACACATTTATTATCTATATATTAGAAGGATATTATTGTAGAGGCGCATCCAGAAGAGGAGCCAGCCCGCAAATGTTGTAgtgaatacaaaatatatacaccaatacgatatacatacatacattaaatatatgcataataaaaatcaactgTATATAATAAACAGTCCACAACAGACGTTGTTTGTCCTTTCGATTGATTTAGAATCCCTTTATTCACATTTATTACCGGTTTAGAAGTGTTGGAAAATTCTCTGCATAATCTACGCATTTGATTACAAATTTGAAATATACTCCTCGACCTCCTGCTTGGAGAACATGTAGTATTCCTTCTCGGCAGTCATGGTCATCACCTCCACGTTGGTCGAACTGAGCTTCTCCTCCATGACTTGCTTCAGTGTGTTTAGACACAGATCGATGGCATCCTTCAGGCTCATTTCGGGTGAAAAATTGTCCTGCAAGTTCTGCTGAGCGCCCTCGCTGCCGGAGCCAATGGCCTTGGCGGAGTGACGCACAAAGGTGCCAGAGGGATCCATGTGCCAGAGTTGTGGCTTCTTGTTCTCGACACCGGCAAAGAGTATGGCCACACCAAAGGGACGGCTCATGGCGGCGGCACCATCGCTGTCGCCACTGTCACCGAACTGTATGGCCAGCGTGGAGACGGCCTGGGCACAAGATTCGATGGACATGCGCTCGTTGTAGACAAACCAATGGTTCTGGCACTCCACGCGGGCGCGCTCAATCAGTGTGCGTGCATCGGCCATCAAGCCAGAGGTGGCGCAGCCAATATGCTTGTCCACTTCCACGATTTTCTCCACCGAACTGGGCACCATCAGGGGCGATGTGATGCGCTTCTCCACGGCCAAGACAACGCCTGGGAATGCAGAATGGATTAGAAATAACATACATAACATCACGATTCACTCTACCTTCTTTGGTGCATATGCCGATGGCGGTCGAGCCCAATTTGATGGCTTCAATGGCATACTCCACCTGGAAGAGAC from Drosophila subobscura isolate 14011-0131.10 chromosome E, UCBerk_Dsub_1.0, whole genome shotgun sequence includes the following:
- the LOC117890808 gene encoding uncharacterized protein LOC117890808, giving the protein MAYINIAEWTPDQVTDWIKGLDESMEGYLYEFSKHEIGGRSLLNIRPYELENLGMQRIGHQEIVLEAVENLRNFHYHLKNDNLQFMALHVATAARNLHRELAKNHADSKKIDTRTLHDITRTIATLKPLVGSLERSPFRGQDNYREYCGNVLKCGLELATYGHRDRFVENPVDKIRNTAERLESLANFMIQDISDPMVLQPSSLNLVNLKKRESELGFNIESSYNGIHRVTDNKYHSPAHNSGKIEDGDEIVQINYQTVVGWQHKTVLKNLRDSLPDVVLTVKKRPKHTKMFGQIYMQPYRLPSKKRNMACRWADQVPSPRAAFLTLDTEKVATAGHTLGTEVTKSLASETSEVVKASPPASSDSDSSCSDIATPTDPKSATREMRLYYPKPRALLQRRHTICGYEFVSLKHSDLVVPSWHERKPGIGSSVACCDPGSPSIRDKSISFGYGLEIAPRPATYMGIADSTTDKARRMFNEARKLKQLTGEFQREHVEDRYKPGVSKVVRFDATMKVEDYVVRNEKFTCNVENTILETFEPIPFADEGDEDALETLRNCKTDNTEELLDAINMATLGQDLPLAEAINTPLLLNRGRGRLDKSHSTPAYDNSGEESDTPPAVEPRKEFLLVTPPAPPPRPRKQKEMSPPVVPPPPPKPASMLAASALVLLPVPDPISVPVPVPVPVPVPIQTPTTPSEPAEISELHTPSKSRTLTLKKKHSLMAKRRNTNLKLLGTGDIQGHLYRRKKNHRGVTYWARIYFVMLDTILYGFRSKQSTTASLVIFLPGFTVSLAKEVHSKPHAFKVYHTAKSFYFAAESLDALNQWVEFLRQASQKIPPNVRADTKDLYSENDSSGEECDALVAKNLCTPSPQGSKEMSMQTGGGGGTPTSSTGHGIRHDRSYLDSFRKFTMGPFKSSAAKPSCDIPVPTEQYRSYRKVPGGSFGIQIGANTPGYHDPAMPPTLVTQNALAAEARKLSRSSSRSSVVSNTESAVSVSASASVSTSLALGPPTSPAPTVSSMQQQSSEDSQSQSPSQSQSPNSKSSLKKVPFNFLHASNPNLVEFDFHTSKTLLPKMSVGGTLDHHHNTQGFVTLKDLMLRKQEEEAQEMYNNRVHLGVEKHKHARTESTASQQSSTVVKPPANLPKIQSVSLPKTPDYEISFKPDDESIKRTRTKEGQKLRDFGYELICGDEPSSSSNHEQLHHHHLQFLQHHQQQQQQQQLQQQQQQQQQQPHSSRTKHFLRSQQLQISSFLHKSSSSSSSHADPKKSKGKSSSDRRFPFSSKHSTGSGSGSGSVACAPALPMTMTLPLNKKSKSNHALDGGAGGSGSGMASSSIKKSQTYNQDLREKITGTKYDAHRKNSAPIPIFAKLSISSATPTKPSKENRFLGSPLLHRTLFGHHQQQQHHQLPLQPVTPPCSSADPDCDQEIFSQITLPTHNQSGYRSYRGPGVPTASTTNLCTSESLQPPLPPAPPPPTMAHSSSKDKEEEEEPDVAAAAAATTPTPKVSTTNSVDSKAATPDYPNMECPPVFEPEIYSLSEPNTSLSRLMLRSNSNTATSTATNTSANSALNNNNNNNNTNNNTNSNTNSSPSGSEHPTT
- the LOC117890770 gene encoding proteasome subunit alpha type-5, yielding MFLTRSEYDRGVNTFSPEGRLFQVEYAIEAIKLGSTAIGICTKEGVVLAVEKRITSPLMVPSSVEKIVEVDKHIGCATSGLMADARTLIERARVECQNHWFVYNERMSIESCAQAVSTLAIQFGDSGDSDGAAAMSRPFGVAILFAGVENKKPQLWHMDPSGTFVRHSAKAIGSGSEGAQQNLQDNFSPEMSLKDAIDLCLNTLKQVMEEKLSSTNVEVMTMTAEKEYYMFSKQEVEEYISNL